The DNA segment acttgccaccagtttggccatatttcagagctgcaacatcactggagtgcccaaaagcacaaggtgtgcaatactcagagacatggccaaggtaagaaaggctgaaagacgaccaccactgaacaagacacacaagctgaaacgtcaagactgggccaagaaatatctcaagactgatttttctaaggtttcacggactgatgaaatgagagtgagtcttgatgggccagatggatgggcccgtggctggattggtaaagggcagagagctccagtccgactcagacgccagcaaggtggaggtggagtactggtttgggctggtatcatcaaagattagcttgtggggccttttcgggttgaggatggagtcaagctcaactcccagtcctactgccagtttctggaagacaccttcttcaagcagtggtacaggaagaagtctgcatccttcaagaaaaacatgattttcatgcaggacaatgctccatcacacgcgtccaagtactccacagtgtggctggcaagaaagggtataaaggaagaaaaactaatgatatggcctccttgttcacctgatctgaaccccattgagaacctgtggtccatcatcaaatgtgagatttacaaggagggaaaacagtacccctctctgaacagtgtctgggaggctgtggttgctgctgcacgcaatgttgatggtgaacagatcaaaacactgacagaatccatggatggcaggcttttgagtgtccttgcaaagaaaggtggctatattggtcgctgattagtttttgttttgtttttgaatgtcagaaatgtatatttgtgaatgtggagatgttatattggtttcactggtaaaaataaataattgaaatgggtatatatttgttttttgttaagttgcctaataattatgcacagtgacacctgcagacacagatatccccctaaaatagctaaaactaaaaacaaactaaaaactacttccaaaaacattcagctttgatattaatgagttttttgggttcattaagaacatggttgttgttcaataataaaattattcctcaaaaatacaacttgcctaataattctgcactccctgtaaaatTATTAAGCAGAGTTCACATGTAACATTGTTCTTTCTTCTGTCCAAATCTCACAGTTCTTGACTGCCACTACATTGCCAGTATTTTTGGAACAGCTCAGGAACGTCATTGTCAATTTTACTGATGAAGTGATTAAATCTTCAGCCAACATTAAAGCTATTGTGAAAATACTCACCAATGTTGCCAACATATTGTCATCCTCCAATATCCCAATTAGCAGAGATTCAATGGAGGTATGTTGATTAGATTGCAGacgttttacattttttaaatagaaaatgtttttaatataatATCATGCTTGTCTTTTTACTTTAGAATGTCCTGAAAACAGCAGGGGTTCTCACCATCAATGGAACAACATGGAACTTTCTGAACATTGACACCAAAAACAACTCAAACAACACTGATGTTAAAAGTGTCAGCTCATCATTATTGAAGTCCCTTGAAACAATAACATCTCATCTTGTCAATAAAACCTTTGACATTAAGACAGAATTTATTCAGTTAAACAGAACTACATTCACAGACACTTTCAATGCTGAATTTAATTCttcagtgacaataaaaatacCAGAGTCTAATGGAGATAACAAAACAATCACTATGATAGTATTTAACTCGTTAGATAACGTACTACCTGCAAGAGATGAGGCCAATTCATTGCTCAACTCTATAAACGGCAGGGTTGTACTTGTTCAGTCCAGTGGCCAAATCAATAATATCTCTTTcacatttgatattttaaatgataCACTGGGAAACCCTGAATGTGTCTTCTGGAACTTCAGCCTCTTTGATGGTCTGGGAGGATGGGATGGCAAAGGCTGCGAGTTAGTGTTAAACCTGAATGAAACAGAAACTGTCACCTGCAACTGCAACCACCTGACCTCATTCTCCATCCTCATGTCACCGAACAGTCCGAAGAAACTCTATTTGGACATTATAACCTACATTGGAGTTGGCATTTCAATGGGATCCTTGGTCATATGTCTCATCATTGAAGGCCTCATttggagaaaaataagaaacaatGAAACCTCTTACTTGCGTCATGTTGCCATTGTTAACATCGCCATTTCCCTCCTGATTGCAAACATTTGGTTTATAATTGGAGCAGCCATTTCAGATGCAGAAGTTAAAAACCCCCCAGCATGCACTGCAGCTaccttttttattcattttttctacCTAGCCCTGTTCTTCTGGATGCTGGCTTCAGCTATGCTGCTGCTCTACCGTACAACTAATGTTTTTGGTGGGGGTTTGTCTAAAGCATCTATGCTGGCCATTGGATTTTTTCTAGGCTACGGAGCTCCTCTCATCATTGCAACAGTAACTATAGCTGCAACTGCACCTGACAACGGATACATCCGAGAAAATACCATATGCTGGCTCAACTGGGATAAGTCCAAAGCTCTGCTGGCATTTGTGATTCCTGCACTTTCAATAGTGGTGATAAACCTCATTATCCTGGTTGTGGTTTTGTACAAAATTATAAGGAGAAGGGTTGGAACAACTGCTGCACAAGCAGAGGAAAGGCATGTCTTAGTGGTTATTGCCAAGAGCTTGGCTGTGCTCACACCATTTTTTGGCATAACTTGGGGTTTGGGAGCTGGAATTCTGGCTGATCCAACAAATGAAGGAATCCATATTGCATTTGCATTCTTCAATTCGCTACAGGTACAAATTCATTTTTTGCCTGTCTGTATACCATGATAGTAGCATCTTTAATCACTGAATCCTTGATAACTAATGttactctgtttttttaaaaaagggcttCTTTATTTTGGTGTTTGGAACACTGCTGGATGGTAAGGTACGTAGAgctcaatttttaaaaaaaaaggaatataaAGTGTAATAATACTGCACTAAAATCCTCCTTTGTCAAGTCAAACTTCCACCTTTCAGTGCCATGTCATGGTTTCTCTGTAAGCCCATTTAAATGGCTACACAGACTTGAGGATAAAAGTAGCCAACAGCAAACAGGACCATGCTTTAATAAATAACAGTTATGTGCATATGCTCATATTCCACACGAGCACACAAAAAATATGACATCTGACATGACAATATGACAATAACATCACCATagagcaaaaacaataaaagatagTTTGCTTATAGTGTTTGGCTTGGCAATAAGAACAAATTTAACGAATTTGTGTGACTTCGATTTTAGTGTTCTAACATTTGACATTTCATTTATCAGGTGCGGTCAGCAATAGCATCATGGTCACAGCCCTCCAGAAGTAGGACAGGGGTAAGAACAGGTTTCCTGGTCATGGGTTTcatgttcctttttctttcctttcttgttAATCACAGCTAATTTGCTTGTTGTTAATATTgtatgatttgttttttttgttttgtttttttagagcaCAAGTGCTGGAAACTCAACATCAATTCAACTTCCATTTTTAGGGAACTGGAGACGTGGAAGAGGTAAAGAACCATCATAACCAGGAAATTAATCAGCGAAATTTCTATATAAAAATGAAGTGAAAGCGGTGTGTTTTTACGTGTGCTTGTACTTTGATCAGGCAGTCCAACTGGGATAATAATAATTAGATGTGTGGGACATCAACACAtacaaaatgtcatttttttaaacattttaatttagaCAATTATTTTATCTGCCAACAAAACTACAGACTCCTGGTGTAGTACTGTATCTACTGTTGtattctattattattattttaatacacAACACAgaataactttttttcttttttagatggCTACCACATGACATCCAGTGCATCCACTGATTTCCATTCGGCTAGCAACACATAATGTGTACAGAAAACTGTGGTTATTCAGATAACCAACAAGAAGTCAGGCTTTTtccccgaaaccctggctgattgggacccacacccattttcaaACCTTGGCTCAGGTGATTAGAGGAtaatcagggggtccttttgtccctctttggggggaactcccactaggtttaaatctgggactctccaccatttgaccttagaactgaagaagcttctcggatgagaggtgaaacgtcttcaagcaactcaaataagtccagacgctttctttgcaagctcctttgaccTGTCATCATGATGTTATGTCTGATTGgtgtttatctgtggatgtgtgtgtttgcatgtgtgcattTATGCTGGCTGAAAACAAATATACCACGGTtcctgaatacaattagtaggtcattagcaagactatAGAAATTGACTGCTTGTATATAAAGGTTCATGTTACTGCagattttttctgtgttttttgtgttattgcaggatctttaccttacaaaataaagtgccttgagtCATCTGTTGTTGTGAGTAAATTAAGCTCCCGAGAAACTTCTTGACTTGAATGGCATGGGAGGCTTTGAAATACGGATAAAACAAGGTTCTGGTTAAAAGGAAAGGAtgtagtttttctgctaaaatcCAAATTACACTTAAAAACCTTAACTGGAGCTACCCGTGCTGCCCAAGGTAGCACAATTTTATCTGAGGAGATAAAATTGGCATGCAACTATACTTGTGGTCACCAACAGTCACTTATGAGGGCAAAA comes from the Oreochromis aureus strain Israel breed Guangdong linkage group 18, ZZ_aureus, whole genome shotgun sequence genome and includes:
- the LOC116324372 gene encoding adhesion G protein-coupled receptor F4-like; its protein translation is MPNTTTTTIQFTQPPPTSLTTTNTTSTTTPTTNTTSTSEPTTSTTSTTEPTTSTTSTTEPTTNTASPTEPTSTTSPIEPTNTASPIEPTSPTEPTSTASPTEPTSTTSPTEPTTTASPTEPTTTASPIEPTSTTSPTEPTSTASPTEPTSTTSPTEPTSTTSTTEPTTSTTLARITITMDVEFKEEYNQEANDFHRTVSNIIRDEGTNQRAETKLIDFRRGSTIAQYEVKAPPSNTPVIQTIKLKISNNLAKLYPVIFDASDSLMFWPNDEFYEQTVTVTCGPPPVDIYFGTVSAAEWRRNMDLISEDEEHRISVKNGISNLTVSRFISSDDGVYECRLMRTHDKAFFRQKSATSFSLKTKPTITVSPIRQYVKCSGGIVALKCSVSGGYQVEFPDIPGAGTGNLISYNYATPQGCEQGEKTLLCQLKNKPLFTNTITLELSSHNAVCKSDTFGQGYIGYKAAVPCSQPNKVGEITAVCKESTKFEDVEDNCILLPVQELLDQSRFLTATTLPVFLEQLRNVIVNFTDEVIKSSANIKAIVKILTNVANILSSSNIPISRDSMENVLKTAGVLTINGTTWNFLNIDTKNNSNNTDVKSVSSSLLKSLETITSHLVNKTFDIKTEFIQLNRTTFTDTFNAEFNSSVTIKIPESNGDNKTITMIVFNSLDNVLPARDEANSLLNSINGRVVLVQSSGQINNISFTFDILNDTLGNPECVFWNFSLFDGLGGWDGKGCELVLNLNETETVTCNCNHLTSFSILMSPNSPKKLYLDIITYIGVGISMGSLVICLIIEGLIWRKIRNNETSYLRHVAIVNIAISLLIANIWFIIGAAISDAEVKNPPACTAATFFIHFFYLALFFWMLASAMLLLYRTTNVFGGGLSKASMLAIGFFLGYGAPLIIATVTIAATAPDNGYIRENTICWLNWDKSKALLAFVIPALSIVVINLIILVVVLYKIIRRRVGTTAAQAEERHVLVVIAKSLAVLTPFFGITWGLGAGILADPTNEGIHIAFAFFNSLQGFFILVFGTLLDGKVRSAIASWSQPSRSRTGSTSAGNSTSIQLPFLGNWRRGRDGYHMTSSASTDFHSASNT